From one Dysidea avara chromosome 9, odDysAvar1.4, whole genome shotgun sequence genomic stretch:
- the LOC136266841 gene encoding caspase-3-like, translating into MTTFNSLQDQLSTPIPVLDEVEGPARLALPARNKVNYLYQPQEGGEPVVAYQNRVQQQAMEERELQYRSELEQKERLLQQRQMQLQDREEMINQLTRQYEQQLHVLREVQTNSNSEKERLQQQIREYEETIRRNVAQIQALRGENAHVLIPFGPVAERYSMKRTPHGIAVIINNSEFYSNDPANKALPNCRGSQVDEENLCVTWEYLQYDVRILRNLTASELTRQLMQIALQSHENYDSFVCCILSHGYLDGIYGTNSQPVKINDIASLFKGSFFPTLSNKPKLFFIQACREDDKDKGLGVPFHNDDALRHSLPTETDFLFGYVFPPGNVSWRSPRYGSWYISKLCEVLVDNAPQQDLLTMLTMVSHKVSEAYTTQGYKQCPAPVTLLRKQVWFFEMVS; encoded by the coding sequence ATGACAACATTTAACAGCCTTCAAGATCAACTTTCCACACCAATCCCAGTACTAGACGAAGTTGAAGGTCCTGCACGTTTAGCTTTGCCAGCTAGAAATAAAGTAAACTACTTGTATCAGCCACAGGAAGGTGGGGAACCAGTGGTGGCTTACCAGAACAGGGTACAGCAACAGGCCATGGAAGAAAGGGAATTACAATACAGAAGTGAACTAGAACAAAAGGAGAGACTATTACAACAGCGTCAAATGCAACTACAAGACAGAGAGGAAATGATTAACCAACTCACACGACAGTACGAACAACAGCTACATGTACTGCGTGAGGTACAGACTAACTCCAACAGTGAAAAGGAGAGGCTGCAGCAACAGATACGTGAGTATGAGGAAACAATTAGACGaaatgttgcacaaattcaGGCCCTGAGGGGAGAAAATGCTCATGTACTGATTCCATTTGGTCCAGTAGCAGAGAGGTATTCAATGAAGAGGACCCCACATGGCATTGCTGTCATCATCAACAATTCTGAGTTTTATTCCAATGATCCTGCTAACAAAGCATTGCCAAATTGCCGGGGTTCACAAGTTGATGAAGAGAACCTTTGTGTCACTTGGGAGTATCTCCAATATGATGTACGAATCTTGAGAAATCTTACTGCATCAGAGCTCACTCGCCAGCTAATGCAGATTGCCCTACAGAGTCATGAGAATTATGACAGTTTTGTGTGCTGTATCCTCAGTCATGGCTACCTTGATGGTATATATGGTACTAATAGTCAACCAGTTAAGATCAATGATATTGCCAGTCTGTTTAAAGGAAGCTTTTTCCCAACACTGTCCAATAAACCAAAGCTGTTCTTCATTCAAGCTTGTCGTGAAGATGACAAAGATAAAGGACTCGGAGTACCTTTCCACAATGATGATGCTCTACGCCATTCTCTACCAACTGAAACTGATTTCTTGTTTGGTTATGTCTTTCCACCAGGAAATGTGTCATGGAGAAGTCCTCGATATGGTTCCTGGTACATTTCCAAATTGTGTGAAGTTCTTGTGGACAATGCTCCACAGCAGGACCTTCTCACTATGTTAACCATGGTCAGTCACAAAGTGTCAGAAGCTTACACTACTCAAGGTTACAAGCAGTGTCCTGCACCAGTTACCCTGCTACGCAAGCAAGTTTGGTTCTTTGAAATGGTTTCATAa